A part of Paenibacillus donghaensis genomic DNA contains:
- a CDS encoding transporter: protein MGFFPTPGTGGGFPGFPGGPGVPGGSGFPGGSPGGFPGTPGPPGGAPGGVQAPTAPPPQFLPQMPVTTFAIDPGGIRRCLFRNTYIWLNNGEQFWFFPVFVGRNSIAGFRWFGFSWAYFGIDLNRISSFTCF from the coding sequence ATGGGATTTTTTCCAACGCCGGGAACCGGCGGAGGATTCCCGGGGTTCCCGGGCGGACCTGGCGTGCCGGGAGGATCGGGTTTTCCAGGTGGAAGTCCCGGTGGATTTCCGGGGACTCCGGGACCTCCAGGAGGTGCACCGGGAGGCGTTCAAGCGCCGACGGCTCCTCCACCGCAATTCCTACCGCAAATGCCGGTCACCACATTTGCCATCGACCCGGGCGGGATCAGACGCTGTTTGTTCCGTAACACATACATTTGGCTGAACAACGGCGAGCAATTCTGGTTCTTCCCGGTATTCGTCGGACGTAATTCTATTGCAGGGTTCAGATGGTTCGGTTTCTCCTGGGCATACTTCGGCATTGATTTGAATCGGATTAGCTCGTTCACATGCTTCTAA
- a CDS encoding B12-binding domain-containing radical SAM protein: MVKTALIYPPISDPTSGYHSLCCLAGYARQFGFEDIDIIDSNIDSWLYTVAPEQIGRTMQYINERTAQLQALEQPTPIEQMELFYALKVQDMNFVEALPAALHTFRHETEFFDYRMYTSAVETVMLWMDALSLKGFPGQFKGFSLATTGFFNIFSSLDMRDTRITEVISQPFTDYFRNELIPGIIIGDYSLVGISITYVAQIPFALSMAQHIRRSCPEIRIIFGGTPVSDYWKYILNKTDFYAVFDSADACIIGEGESALVSILQALKHNKPLPASPNIALHPRYQAVPDTSALEIKYEDICSFPAPEYSKLPWEKYLSPFPFIYYSPSRGCYWNRCTFCDYGLNTDSPTSPWRQYPLDKIMEDLRTLAVTYKYIYFSVDVLSPALLLKLAAAILEEGLDMERRSGWRNTGRLNAVICCIKADVPPSRSDLNPATNGY, encoded by the coding sequence ATGGTAAAAACTGCGCTTATATACCCTCCTATCAGCGATCCTACTTCGGGTTATCACAGCCTTTGTTGTTTGGCGGGCTATGCGCGGCAATTCGGCTTTGAAGATATTGATATTATTGACAGCAACATTGACTCATGGCTGTATACCGTAGCACCTGAGCAAATCGGGAGAACCATGCAATATATCAATGAACGAACTGCGCAGCTTCAAGCACTGGAACAACCCACGCCCATTGAACAAATGGAGCTTTTTTACGCGCTCAAAGTACAAGACATGAATTTTGTCGAGGCGCTGCCAGCCGCGTTGCATACTTTCCGTCATGAAACAGAATTTTTTGACTACAGGATGTATACCAGCGCCGTTGAGACGGTAATGCTCTGGATGGATGCCTTATCTTTAAAGGGCTTCCCGGGGCAATTCAAGGGGTTCAGCTTAGCCACCACCGGATTTTTCAATATATTTAGCTCCTTGGATATGCGCGATACTCGAATCACCGAAGTGATCTCTCAACCTTTCACCGACTATTTCAGGAACGAATTGATTCCTGGCATCATCATAGGCGACTATTCCCTCGTTGGTATCAGTATCACCTATGTCGCCCAAATTCCTTTCGCACTCAGCATGGCACAGCACATTCGGAGAAGCTGCCCGGAAATCCGGATTATATTTGGCGGTACCCCCGTCTCTGATTACTGGAAATATATTTTGAACAAAACCGATTTTTATGCGGTATTTGACTCTGCAGACGCCTGCATCATCGGTGAAGGTGAAAGTGCCTTGGTCTCTATCCTCCAGGCATTGAAGCACAATAAGCCGTTGCCTGCGTCTCCGAATATTGCACTGCATCCCCGATATCAAGCCGTGCCTGACACATCCGCGCTGGAAATCAAATACGAAGATATCTGCTCCTTTCCGGCGCCGGAGTACAGCAAGCTGCCCTGGGAGAAATACCTATCCCCATTTCCGTTCATTTACTATTCTCCTTCGCGGGGATGTTATTGGAACCGGTGCACCTTTTGTGATTACGGCTTGAATACCGATTCGCCTACCAGTCCCTGGCGGCAATACCCGCTGGATAAAATTATGGAAGATTTGAGGACGCTCGCCGTCACCTACAAATATATTTATTTCTCAGTGGACGTGCTTTCTCCGGCCTTGCTGTTGAAGCTGGCGGCGGCGATCCTGGAAGAAGGCCTCGACATGGAGCGGAGATCCGGTTGGAGGAATACTGGACGCCTGAACGCTGTGATTTGCTGCATAAAAGCGGATGTACCGCCATCTCGGTCGGATTTGAATCCGGCAACCAACGGATATTGA